A single window of Mycolicibacterium madagascariense DNA harbors:
- a CDS encoding acyl-CoA dehydrogenase family protein has translation MSFELTEDQQLIRKSVAELSSKFDDDYWMDKDQGHEFPREFYDAIATGGWLGMTIPEEYGGHGLGITEATILAEEVARSGGGMNAASAIHLSIFGMQPVVVFGSEEMKAATLPRIVDGSLHVCFGVTEPGAGLDTSRITTFAKRDGDSYVVNGRKVWISKALESEKILLLTRTTPYDQVTKKTDGLSLFLTDLDRDHVDIRPIKKMGRNAVSSNELFIDDLRIPVEDRIGEEGKGFSYILHGLNPERMLIAAEALGIGRVALDRAVKYANERVVFDRPIGMNQGIQFPLADSLARLDAAELILRKATWLYDNGQPCGREANMAKYLCADAGFAAADRALQTHGGMGYSEEYHISRFFRESRLMKIAPVSQEMILNFLGSHVLGLPRSY, from the coding sequence ATGAGCTTCGAGCTGACAGAGGATCAACAGCTGATCCGCAAGTCCGTCGCCGAGCTGTCGTCGAAGTTCGACGACGACTACTGGATGGACAAGGACCAGGGCCACGAATTCCCCAGGGAGTTCTACGACGCCATCGCCACCGGTGGCTGGCTCGGCATGACGATCCCCGAGGAGTACGGCGGTCATGGGCTCGGCATCACCGAGGCGACGATCCTCGCCGAGGAGGTGGCCCGCTCCGGTGGTGGCATGAACGCGGCCAGCGCCATCCACCTGTCGATCTTCGGCATGCAGCCCGTCGTCGTCTTCGGCTCCGAGGAGATGAAGGCGGCGACGCTGCCCAGAATCGTCGACGGCAGCCTGCACGTCTGCTTCGGCGTCACCGAACCCGGTGCGGGACTGGACACGTCGCGCATCACCACCTTCGCCAAGCGCGACGGCGACAGCTACGTGGTCAACGGCCGCAAGGTGTGGATCTCCAAGGCGCTCGAATCCGAGAAGATCCTGCTGCTGACGCGCACCACGCCCTACGACCAGGTCACCAAGAAGACCGACGGCCTGTCGCTGTTCCTCACCGACCTCGACCGCGACCACGTCGACATCCGTCCGATCAAGAAGATGGGTCGCAACGCGGTCAGCTCCAACGAGCTGTTCATCGACGACCTGCGCATCCCCGTCGAGGATCGGATCGGCGAGGAGGGCAAGGGTTTCAGCTACATCCTGCACGGCCTCAACCCGGAGCGGATGCTGATCGCGGCGGAGGCGCTCGGCATCGGCCGGGTCGCACTGGACCGTGCAGTCAAGTACGCCAACGAGCGCGTGGTGTTCGACCGGCCGATCGGCATGAACCAGGGCATCCAGTTCCCGCTGGCCGACTCGCTGGCCCGCCTCGACGCCGCGGAGCTGATCCTGCGCAAGGCCACCTGGCTCTACGACAACGGCCAGCCCTGCGGGCGCGAGGCCAACATGGCCAAATACCTCTGTGCCGATGCGGGTTTCGCCGCGGCGGACCGGGCCCTGCAGACCCACGGCGGCATGGGGTACTCGGAGGAGTACCACATCTCGCGCTTCTTCCGCGAGTCCCGGCTGATGAAGATCGCCCCGGTGAGTCAGGAGATGATCCTCAACTTCCTGGGCTCGCACGTCCTCGGCCTGCCCAGGAGTTACTGA
- a CDS encoding amidohydrolase family protein, with amino-acid sequence MNKDDMILISVDDHIIEPPDMFKNHLPAKYLDDAPRLVHNPDGSDTWQFRETVIPNVALNAVAGRPKEEYGLEPQGLDEIRKGCFDAAERVKDMNAGGVLATMNFPSFPGFAGRLFATDDSDFSLALVRAYNDWHIDEWCAAHPGRFIPMALPVIWDAELCAAEVRRVSEKGVHSLTFTENPATLGYPSFHDDYWTPLWQALVETETVMNVHIGSSGKLSIPAPDSPMDVMITLQPMNIVQAAADLLWSAPIKKYPTLKIALSEGGTGWIPYFLERVDRTYDMHSTWTHQDFGGKLPSEVFREHFMTCFISDPVGVKLRHEIGVDNICWEMDYPHSDSMWPGAPEELDAVFTTYDVPDDEIDKMTHLNAMKLYHFEPFAHVPREQATVGALRAAAGDHDVTIQALSKHEKGGTSFADFQASAKEIAGSKS; translated from the coding sequence GTGAACAAAGACGACATGATTCTGATCAGCGTCGACGACCACATCATCGAGCCGCCCGACATGTTCAAGAACCACCTGCCCGCGAAGTACCTCGACGACGCGCCGCGACTGGTGCACAACCCGGACGGGTCGGACACGTGGCAGTTCCGCGAGACGGTCATCCCGAACGTGGCGCTCAACGCCGTGGCCGGGCGGCCGAAGGAGGAGTACGGGCTCGAGCCGCAGGGCCTCGACGAGATCCGCAAGGGCTGCTTCGACGCCGCCGAGCGGGTCAAGGACATGAACGCCGGCGGCGTGCTCGCGACGATGAACTTCCCGTCCTTCCCCGGCTTTGCCGGTCGACTGTTCGCCACCGACGACTCGGACTTCTCGCTGGCGCTGGTTCGGGCCTACAACGACTGGCACATCGACGAGTGGTGCGCCGCCCATCCCGGCCGGTTCATCCCCATGGCGCTGCCGGTGATCTGGGACGCCGAGCTGTGCGCGGCCGAGGTGCGGCGGGTGTCGGAGAAGGGCGTGCACTCCCTGACCTTCACCGAGAACCCGGCCACGCTGGGCTACCCGTCGTTCCACGACGACTACTGGACGCCGCTGTGGCAGGCGCTGGTGGAGACCGAGACCGTGATGAACGTCCACATCGGCTCATCGGGCAAGCTCAGCATCCCGGCGCCGGACTCCCCGATGGACGTCATGATCACGCTGCAGCCGATGAACATCGTGCAGGCGGCCGCGGATCTGCTGTGGTCGGCGCCGATCAAGAAGTACCCGACGCTGAAGATCGCGCTGTCCGAGGGCGGCACCGGGTGGATCCCGTACTTCCTCGAACGCGTCGACCGCACCTATGACATGCACTCGACGTGGACGCACCAGGACTTCGGCGGCAAGCTGCCCAGCGAGGTGTTCCGCGAGCACTTCATGACGTGCTTCATCTCCGACCCCGTCGGGGTCAAGCTGCGCCACGAGATCGGGGTCGACAACATCTGCTGGGAGATGGACTATCCGCACTCGGACTCGATGTGGCCCGGTGCGCCAGAGGAATTGGACGCGGTCTTCACGACCTACGACGTGCCCGACGACGAGATCGACAAGATGACCCACCTCAACGCGATGAAGCTCTACCACTTCGAACCGTTCGCCCACGTGCCCAGGGAGCAGGCCACCGTCGGCGCCCTGCGCGCGGCCGCCGGGGACCACGACGTCACCATCCAGGCGTTGAGCAAGCACGAGAAGGGTGGCACGAGCTTCGCGGACTTCCAGGCCAGTGCCAAGGAGATCGCGGGCAGCAAGAGCTGA
- a CDS encoding carboxymuconolactone decarboxylase family protein has translation MRLPPLPADQWDDAVLGALRMIPEERRNPTGAGNAISTFVNHPDLTRSYLAFSFYLLMRSTLPPRLRELAILRVAHLTSCAYESDEHEEIGRQAGLTDDDIDALRRGTAADDFDAAVLTAVDELVEDTRMSDRSWTALGERMDTRQLMDFVFTVGGYHLLAMALNTFGVEPKKEN, from the coding sequence GTGCGTCTGCCACCGCTGCCCGCCGACCAGTGGGATGACGCCGTCCTCGGCGCGTTGCGCATGATTCCCGAGGAGCGCCGCAACCCGACCGGCGCCGGCAACGCCATCTCGACCTTCGTCAACCATCCCGACCTGACCCGCTCGTACCTGGCGTTCAGCTTCTATCTGCTGATGCGGTCGACTCTGCCACCCCGGCTGCGGGAGCTGGCCATCCTGCGGGTCGCCCACCTCACGTCGTGCGCCTACGAGTCAGACGAACACGAGGAGATCGGCAGGCAGGCCGGTCTGACGGACGACGACATCGACGCCCTCCGGCGCGGTACCGCGGCCGACGACTTCGACGCCGCGGTGCTGACCGCGGTGGACGAACTCGTCGAGGACACCAGGATGTCGGACCGGAGCTGGACCGCGCTGGGCGAGCGGATGGACACCCGGCAGCTGATGGACTTCGTCTTCACCGTCGGCGGCTACCACCTCCTGGCGATGGCACTCAACACGTTCGGCGTCGAACCCAAGAAGGAGAACTGA
- a CDS encoding SRPBCC family protein, protein MAFFPKPAVGSWTENWPELGTAPVDYTDSIDPEHWLLEQQAIFKKTWLKVGRVEQLPKKGSYFTREMPSVGPGTSAIIVKDRDDVVRAFHNMCRHRGNKLVWSDFPGEEVSGVCRQFTCKYHAWRYGLNGDLTFVQQEGEFFDLDKSDYGLVPIRCEVWEGFIFLNYDDDAAPLADYLGDFGKGLQGYPFHEMTEHYSYRSEVNANWKLFIDAFTEFYHAPILHMKQAEKEEAEKLAKFGFEALAYDIKGDHSMVSSWGGMSPPKDLNMVKPIERILHSGLFGPWDRPDIKGILPDELPPAINPGRHKSWGTDSFEFFPNFTLLFWAPGWYLTYNYWPTAVDKHVFEADLYFVPPKNLRQRLSQELAAVTFKEYAFQDANTLEATQTQIGTRVVTDFPLCDQEILLRHLHKTAHEYVDRYTASQAASTNGQAHEKDAVNV, encoded by the coding sequence ATGGCATTCTTTCCCAAGCCCGCCGTCGGCAGCTGGACGGAGAACTGGCCCGAATTGGGCACGGCACCAGTCGATTACACCGACTCGATCGACCCCGAGCACTGGCTGCTCGAACAGCAGGCCATCTTCAAGAAGACCTGGCTGAAGGTCGGCCGCGTCGAACAGCTGCCGAAGAAGGGCAGCTACTTCACCCGTGAGATGCCCTCCGTCGGCCCCGGCACCTCGGCGATCATCGTCAAGGACCGCGACGACGTCGTGCGCGCCTTCCACAACATGTGCCGCCACCGCGGAAACAAGCTGGTGTGGAGCGACTTCCCCGGCGAGGAGGTGTCCGGGGTGTGCCGCCAATTCACCTGCAAGTACCACGCCTGGCGCTACGGCCTCAATGGCGACCTCACCTTCGTCCAGCAGGAGGGTGAGTTCTTCGACCTCGACAAGAGCGACTACGGCCTGGTGCCGATCCGCTGCGAGGTGTGGGAGGGCTTCATCTTCCTCAACTACGACGACGACGCGGCACCGCTGGCCGACTATCTCGGAGACTTCGGAAAGGGCTTGCAGGGCTACCCATTCCACGAGATGACGGAGCACTACTCCTACCGGTCGGAGGTCAACGCCAACTGGAAGTTGTTCATCGACGCGTTCACCGAGTTCTACCACGCTCCGATCCTGCACATGAAGCAGGCGGAGAAGGAGGAGGCCGAGAAGCTGGCCAAGTTCGGCTTCGAGGCGCTGGCCTACGACATCAAGGGCGACCACTCCATGGTGTCGTCGTGGGGCGGGATGAGCCCGCCCAAGGACCTCAACATGGTCAAGCCCATCGAACGCATCCTGCACAGTGGTCTGTTCGGGCCGTGGGACCGTCCCGACATCAAGGGCATCCTGCCCGACGAACTGCCGCCCGCCATCAATCCCGGTCGTCACAAGTCCTGGGGCACCGACTCCTTCGAGTTCTTCCCCAACTTCACGCTGCTGTTCTGGGCGCCGGGCTGGTACCTGACCTACAACTACTGGCCGACCGCGGTGGACAAGCACGTCTTCGAGGCAGATCTCTACTTCGTGCCGCCGAAGAACCTGCGTCAGCGGCTATCTCAGGAATTGGCCGCGGTGACGTTCAAGGAGTACGCGTTCCAGGATGCCAACACCCTGGAGGCCACCCAGACGCAGATCGGCACCAGGGTCGTCACCGACTTCCCGCTGTGCGACCAGGAAATCCTGCTGCGCCACCTGCACAAGACCGCCCACGAGTACGTCGACCGGTACACGGCGTCGCAGGCGGCGTCGACCAACGGCCAGGCCCACGAGAAGGACGCCGTCAATGTCTAA
- a CDS encoding metal-dependent hydrolase family protein, whose protein sequence is MLTLKAAGYVDVDAGEVVRPGLLHVDGDRIVGVGGDVPEGSEVIDLGDAILLPGLMDMEVNLLMGGRGENPGLSQVQDDPATRVLRSVGNARRTLRAGFTTVRNLGLFVKTGGYLLDVALAKAIDAGWIDGPRIVPAGHAITPTGGHLDPTMFAAFMPGALELTVEEGIANGVDEIRKAVRYQIKHGAQLIKVCVSGGVMSLTGEAGAQHYSDEELSAIVDEAHRRGLRVAAHTHGAEAVKHAVAVGIDCIEHGFLMDDEAIQMLVDHDRFLVTTRRLAEAMDVSRAPKELQDKAAEMFPKARTSLKAAYEAGVKIAVGTDAPAIPHGKNADELVTLVDWGMPAAAVLRAATTVAADLIGVTDRGRLAKGQVADVIAVPGDPLTDITVTQHVNFVMKGGKVYRHDAN, encoded by the coding sequence GTGCTGACCCTCAAGGCCGCGGGTTACGTCGACGTCGACGCCGGCGAGGTCGTCCGCCCGGGCCTCCTGCACGTCGACGGCGACCGCATCGTCGGCGTCGGCGGCGACGTGCCCGAGGGCTCGGAGGTCATCGACCTCGGCGACGCGATCCTGCTGCCCGGCCTGATGGACATGGAGGTCAACCTCCTCATGGGCGGGCGCGGTGAGAACCCCGGCCTGTCCCAGGTGCAGGACGACCCCGCGACCAGGGTCCTGCGCTCGGTCGGCAACGCCCGCCGCACCCTGCGCGCGGGCTTCACCACCGTCCGCAACCTCGGGCTGTTCGTCAAGACCGGCGGCTACCTGCTCGACGTGGCGCTGGCCAAGGCCATCGACGCGGGGTGGATCGACGGTCCGCGCATCGTGCCTGCGGGGCATGCCATCACGCCCACGGGCGGGCACCTCGACCCGACGATGTTCGCCGCGTTCATGCCCGGCGCACTGGAGTTGACGGTCGAGGAGGGCATCGCCAACGGCGTCGACGAGATCCGCAAGGCCGTGCGCTACCAGATCAAGCACGGCGCCCAGCTCATCAAGGTGTGCGTGTCCGGCGGAGTGATGTCGCTGACCGGAGAGGCTGGGGCGCAACACTATTCGGACGAGGAACTGTCGGCGATCGTCGACGAGGCGCACCGCCGCGGACTGCGCGTCGCCGCGCACACCCACGGCGCCGAAGCCGTCAAGCACGCGGTCGCGGTCGGCATCGACTGCATCGAGCACGGCTTCCTGATGGACGACGAGGCCATCCAGATGCTCGTCGACCACGACCGTTTCCTGGTGACCACGCGGCGCCTCGCCGAGGCGATGGACGTCTCGAGGGCGCCAAAGGAATTGCAGGACAAGGCCGCCGAGATGTTCCCCAAGGCCCGCACGTCGCTCAAGGCGGCCTACGAGGCGGGGGTGAAGATCGCCGTCGGAACCGATGCGCCGGCCATCCCCCATGGCAAGAACGCCGACGAACTCGTCACCCTCGTCGACTGGGGCATGCCCGCCGCCGCGGTACTGCGCGCCGCGACGACCGTCGCCGCCGACCTGATCGGCGTGACCGACCGCGGCCGGCTGGCCAAGGGGCAGGTCGCCGACGTCATCGCCGTGCCGGGTGATCCGCTCACCGACATCACCGTTACACAGCATGTCAACTTTGTAATGAAGGGCGGTAAGGTCTACCGACATGACGCGAACTGA
- a CDS encoding nuclear transport factor 2 family protein produces the protein MTRTDDLVEIQQLLAKYAVTITQGDVDGLVTVFTPDGTYSAFGSTYTLARFPELVAAAPSGLFMTGTSLVDLDPHDPDTATGTQPLCFVEHSTHDMRIGYYRDTYVRTDDGWRLKARAMTFIRRNGDHDSGRPHAIGRPEAG, from the coding sequence ATGACGCGAACTGACGACCTCGTCGAGATCCAGCAGCTGCTGGCGAAGTACGCCGTCACCATCACCCAGGGCGACGTCGACGGGCTGGTGACGGTCTTCACCCCCGACGGCACCTACAGCGCGTTCGGCTCGACCTACACCCTGGCCCGTTTTCCCGAGCTGGTCGCCGCGGCGCCGAGCGGGCTGTTCATGACGGGCACCTCGCTGGTCGACCTCGACCCCCACGATCCCGACACCGCCACCGGCACCCAGCCGCTGTGCTTCGTCGAACACTCCACCCACGACATGCGCATCGGCTACTACCGGGACACCTACGTCCGCACCGACGACGGGTGGCGCCTGAAGGCCCGTGCCATGACGTTCATTCGGCGCAACGGCGACCACGACTCGGGACGCCCGCACGCCATCGGACGGCCGGAGGCGGGATGA
- a CDS encoding acyl-CoA dehydrogenase family protein, with protein sequence MTDLSDPATFRVELRKWLDDNDLTPTDDHSLAAHLAQFFRVQRALYDAGWGRYGWPEAAGGLGGPALLRAIVGEEVVGRRLAEPGPYSMLEVLAPTMIDYATPELAAEMLPKLLSGEEQWCQGFSEPGSGSDLASLSTRAVPRGDQWIVNGQKVWTSFAQFSKRCILLARTGDANTPAHQAITAFFVDVDTLGITVRPLHTMHGVDEFCEVYFDDVAIDGSRLLGAPGDGWKLAMDLLPYERSTCFWQRIAYLYSRFDALIDDVKGVGQAADADMGAAYLALHTLRCRSRDTQLRLAEGQKLGPDTSIDKVLLADAEQRLYDTVRDLLPGTIELDDTAWRTEYLYSRAATIYGGTAEVQRNIIARRLLDLGKE encoded by the coding sequence ATGACCGACCTGTCCGACCCCGCCACGTTCCGGGTCGAGCTGCGAAAGTGGTTGGACGACAACGACCTCACCCCGACCGACGACCACTCCCTGGCCGCTCACCTGGCGCAGTTCTTCCGCGTGCAGCGCGCCCTCTACGACGCCGGCTGGGGCCGCTACGGCTGGCCGGAGGCGGCGGGCGGCCTTGGCGGTCCGGCGCTGCTGCGCGCGATCGTCGGCGAGGAGGTGGTGGGTCGCCGGCTCGCCGAACCGGGCCCGTACTCGATGCTCGAGGTGCTCGCACCGACGATGATCGACTACGCCACACCGGAACTGGCCGCCGAGATGCTGCCGAAGCTGCTCAGCGGCGAGGAACAGTGGTGCCAGGGATTCTCCGAGCCCGGGTCCGGCAGCGACCTCGCCTCGCTGAGCACCCGGGCCGTGCCGCGCGGTGACCAGTGGATCGTCAACGGCCAGAAGGTGTGGACCAGCTTCGCCCAGTTCTCCAAGCGGTGCATCCTGCTCGCCCGCACCGGTGACGCCAACACCCCTGCGCATCAGGCGATCACGGCGTTCTTCGTCGACGTCGACACGCTGGGCATCACCGTGCGTCCCCTGCACACCATGCACGGCGTCGACGAATTCTGCGAGGTGTACTTCGACGACGTCGCCATCGACGGCAGCCGCCTGCTCGGCGCGCCCGGCGACGGCTGGAAACTGGCGATGGATCTGCTGCCCTATGAACGGTCGACATGCTTCTGGCAGCGCATCGCCTACCTCTACTCGCGGTTCGACGCGCTGATCGACGACGTCAAGGGCGTCGGCCAGGCCGCCGACGCCGACATGGGCGCGGCGTATCTGGCCCTGCACACGCTGCGCTGTCGCTCGCGGGACACCCAGCTGCGGCTGGCCGAGGGGCAGAAGCTGGGCCCGGACACGTCGATCGACAAGGTGCTGCTGGCCGATGCCGAGCAACGCCTCTACGACACCGTCCGCGATCTGCTGCCGGGCACCATCGAACTCGACGACACCGCCTGGCGCACCGAGTACCTGTACTCGCGGGCGGCCACCATCTACGGCGGCACCGCCGAGGTGCAGCGCAACATCATCGCCCGGCGCCTGCTGGACCTCGGGAAGGAGTGA
- a CDS encoding acyl-CoA dehydrogenase family protein, with protein MDHDSLAMLEDTLRKTMLAATGAELDAALVELGWIEMVSEMPEQAVPLVFRLLGETGSQASILNDLVLRTGGRELDSTPPLPYAGNAWVVWDSAPTAEHTALGGLPLRWVEEGEAIRLAEARRAVSWWLVGSSRAMLALARRHALDRQQFGRPIAGFQAVRHRLAESLVAIEGAEATLGLPGVDNPDLTALLAKAAAGKAALTTAKHCQQVLAGIGFTAEHDLHHHVKRVLVLDGLLGSAKELTKKAGAGLRARGSAPRLANL; from the coding sequence GTGGACCACGATTCGCTGGCCATGCTCGAGGACACCCTGCGCAAGACCATGCTCGCCGCGACCGGTGCGGAGCTGGACGCCGCGCTGGTCGAGTTGGGCTGGATCGAGATGGTGTCCGAGATGCCCGAGCAGGCCGTCCCGCTGGTGTTCCGGCTGCTCGGCGAAACCGGTTCGCAAGCCTCGATACTCAACGACCTGGTGCTCAGAACCGGCGGCCGCGAACTGGATTCGACGCCGCCGCTGCCCTATGCCGGCAATGCCTGGGTGGTCTGGGATTCCGCGCCCACCGCCGAACACACCGCGCTCGGCGGGCTGCCGCTGCGCTGGGTGGAGGAAGGCGAGGCGATCCGCCTCGCCGAAGCCCGTCGCGCGGTGAGCTGGTGGCTGGTGGGCAGCTCCCGCGCCATGCTGGCGCTGGCCCGCCGACACGCACTGGACCGCCAGCAGTTCGGCCGACCCATCGCGGGGTTCCAGGCCGTGCGGCACCGGCTGGCCGAGTCGCTGGTCGCCATCGAGGGCGCCGAGGCCACGCTGGGCCTCCCCGGCGTCGACAACCCCGACCTGACGGCGCTGCTGGCCAAGGCTGCGGCGGGCAAGGCGGCGCTGACCACGGCCAAGCACTGTCAGCAGGTGTTGGCCGGCATCGGCTTCACCGCCGAGCACGACCTGCACCACCACGTGAAGCGCGTGCTGGTGCTCGACGGATTGCTCGGCAGCGCAAAGGAACTCACCAAGAAGGCCGGCGCCGGACTGCGCGCCCGCGGCTCGGCCCCGCGGCTGGCCAACCTCTAG
- a CDS encoding acyl-CoA dehydrogenase family protein, translating to MQLTFDDEVAAYLAELVAFLDDNAPTDAAALERPRSSSHVPPWARAWQRMQFDNGWLVPGNPPEFGGRNATILQQYAHQLELARRRMVPSFNSQGVGIVAASLITYGTPEQQRTWAIPILRAEMTAALGMSEPGAGSDLASLRTTAVRDGDHFVVNGQKVWTSGAHDADVILTFVRTDPDAPKHQGISVLVIPTDAPGLVRRPFAAVADRTDLDFNEVFFTDVRVPVGNLVGELNQGWSVASGSLGHERNMLWLSYADRLQDLIGDWHPATVLERDRFATLVMDDQALRLLGSAALAKAARGEDDVAALSVLKLLGAETVQAASEYALEACGPAGLRHPDTTTRYVPLNLDAYAGSWADRYFRSFAGTIAGGTSEIQRNIIAQRVLGLPRR from the coding sequence GTGCAGCTGACGTTCGACGACGAGGTCGCCGCCTACCTGGCCGAGCTGGTGGCCTTCCTCGACGACAACGCCCCGACCGACGCCGCGGCACTGGAGCGGCCACGGTCGTCGTCGCACGTGCCGCCGTGGGCGCGCGCCTGGCAGCGGATGCAGTTCGACAACGGGTGGCTGGTGCCCGGCAACCCGCCGGAGTTCGGCGGCCGCAACGCCACGATCCTCCAGCAGTACGCGCACCAACTCGAGCTGGCGCGGCGACGGATGGTGCCGAGCTTCAACTCTCAGGGCGTCGGCATCGTCGCCGCCTCGCTGATCACCTACGGCACTCCCGAGCAGCAACGGACGTGGGCGATACCGATCCTGCGCGCGGAGATGACCGCCGCGCTGGGCATGAGCGAACCGGGCGCCGGCTCGGACCTGGCATCGCTGCGCACCACGGCCGTGCGCGACGGCGACCACTTCGTCGTCAACGGGCAGAAGGTGTGGACGTCCGGCGCGCACGACGCCGACGTGATCCTCACGTTCGTCCGCACCGACCCCGATGCCCCCAAGCACCAGGGCATCAGCGTGCTGGTGATTCCGACCGACGCGCCGGGGCTGGTGCGTCGGCCGTTCGCCGCGGTCGCCGATCGCACCGATCTCGACTTCAACGAGGTCTTCTTCACCGACGTCCGGGTGCCGGTGGGGAACCTCGTCGGCGAGCTGAACCAGGGCTGGTCGGTCGCGAGCGGCTCACTCGGTCACGAGCGAAACATGCTGTGGCTCAGCTACGCCGACCGGTTGCAGGACCTGATCGGTGACTGGCACCCGGCCACCGTCCTGGAACGCGACCGGTTCGCCACGCTGGTGATGGACGATCAGGCGCTGCGTCTGCTGGGCTCGGCCGCCCTCGCGAAGGCCGCCCGTGGCGAGGACGACGTCGCCGCGCTGTCGGTGCTCAAGCTCCTCGGCGCCGAAACCGTCCAGGCCGCAAGCGAATACGCCCTCGAAGCCTGCGGTCCCGCCGGGCTCAGACACCCCGACACGACGACGCGCTATGTTCCGCTCAACCTCGACGCCTACGCGGGCAGCTGGGCCGACCGCTACTTTCGCTCGTTCGCGGGCACCATCGCCGGCGGCACGTCGGAGATCCAGCGCAACATCATCGCCCAGCGCGTGCTGGGACTGCCGCGTCGCTGA
- a CDS encoding TetR/AcrR family transcriptional regulator, whose amino-acid sequence MQRRSPVQFMHVLPDRPTSEASMTTSPSEEPAWKQRAVERSIKTAKLRAAQRVQRFLDAAQAIIIEKGSTDFTVQEVVDRSRQSLRSFYLQFDGKHELLLALFEDALSRSADQIRAATSGQMEPLERLKVAIQLLFESSRPDPAAKRPLFTDFAPRLLVSHPSEVKVAHAPLLVLLTELMEEAAAAGKLRSTVNPKRVAAMTMQTVMFVAQSSGSEDVATKPISADEVWEFVSHGFAAE is encoded by the coding sequence ATGCAGAGGCGTTCTCCGGTACAGTTCATGCATGTTCTCCCCGATCGACCCACGTCAGAGGCGTCGATGACCACCAGCCCTAGCGAAGAGCCCGCCTGGAAGCAGCGCGCGGTCGAGCGCTCCATCAAGACGGCGAAGCTCCGCGCGGCGCAGCGGGTGCAGCGATTCCTCGACGCCGCGCAGGCCATCATCATCGAAAAGGGCAGTACCGACTTCACCGTGCAGGAGGTCGTCGACCGCTCGCGGCAGTCCTTGCGGAGCTTCTACCTGCAGTTCGACGGTAAGCACGAATTGTTGCTCGCGCTCTTCGAAGACGCGCTGAGCCGCTCGGCCGACCAGATTCGCGCGGCCACCTCCGGGCAGATGGAGCCCCTCGAACGCCTGAAGGTGGCCATCCAACTGCTGTTCGAATCCTCCCGCCCGGACCCGGCAGCAAAGCGTCCGCTCTTCACTGACTTTGCGCCGCGGCTGCTGGTGTCGCATCCGTCCGAGGTCAAGGTCGCGCACGCGCCCCTGCTGGTGCTGCTGACCGAGCTGATGGAGGAAGCGGCCGCAGCCGGCAAACTGCGGTCGACGGTCAACCCCAAGCGCGTCGCCGCCATGACCATGCAGACGGTGATGTTCGTCGCGCAATCCAGCGGGTCCGAGGACGTCGCGACGAAGCCCATCTCGGCCGACGAGGTGTGGGAGTTCGTCTCCCACGGCTTCGCCGCCGAATAG
- a CDS encoding mycofactocin-coupled SDR family oxidoreductase — protein sequence MAGRLEGKVAFITGAARGQGRAHAVRMAQEGADIIAVDICKKIDTVELIAASTPEDLAETADLVKAHDRRIVTAEVDVRDYDALKAAVDSGVEQLGHLDVIVANAGIGNGGQTLDKTSETDWTAMIDINLGGVWKTVKAGVPHLLAGGRGGSIILTSSVGGLKAYPHTGHYVAAKHGVVGLMRTFAVELGAQNIRVNSVHPTNVNTPLFMNEGTMKLFRPDLENPGPDDMKVIGQLMHTLPIGWVEPEDIANAVLFLASDEARFITGVTLPVDGGSCLK from the coding sequence ATGGCAGGTCGGTTGGAGGGCAAGGTCGCATTCATCACGGGTGCGGCACGCGGCCAGGGCCGCGCGCATGCGGTGCGGATGGCCCAGGAGGGCGCCGACATCATCGCCGTCGACATCTGCAAGAAGATCGACACCGTGGAGCTGATTGCCGCCTCCACCCCCGAGGATCTCGCCGAGACCGCCGACCTCGTGAAGGCGCACGATCGCCGGATCGTCACCGCCGAGGTCGACGTGCGTGACTACGACGCGCTGAAGGCGGCCGTGGACAGCGGTGTCGAACAGCTGGGGCACCTCGACGTCATCGTCGCCAACGCCGGCATCGGCAACGGCGGTCAGACGTTGGACAAGACCAGCGAGACCGACTGGACCGCAATGATCGACATCAACCTCGGCGGGGTCTGGAAGACGGTCAAGGCCGGCGTGCCGCATCTGCTGGCGGGCGGCCGCGGCGGGTCCATCATCCTCACCAGCTCGGTGGGTGGCCTCAAGGCCTACCCGCACACGGGCCACTACGTCGCCGCCAAGCACGGCGTCGTCGGGTTGATGCGGACGTTCGCCGTCGAGCTCGGCGCGCAGAACATCCGGGTCAACTCCGTGCACCCGACGAACGTGAACACGCCGCTGTTCATGAACGAGGGCACGATGAAGCTCTTCCGCCCCGACCTGGAGAACCCGGGACCCGACGACATGAAGGTCATCGGGCAGCTGATGCACACGCTCCCGATCGGCTGGGTCGAGCCGGAGGACATCGCCAACGCGGTGCTGTTCCTCGCCTCCGACGAGGCGCGCTTCATCACCGGAGTGACGCTGCCCGTCGACGGCGGCAGCTGCCTGAAGTAG